A region from the Salvelinus fontinalis isolate EN_2023a chromosome 23, ASM2944872v1, whole genome shotgun sequence genome encodes:
- the LOC129821125 gene encoding gamma-crystallin M3-like: MSNTSMNMGRATFYEDRNFQGRSYECSSDCPDMSSYMSRCQSCRVQSGCFMGYERPNYMGNQFFMRRGEYSDYQSMMGITDGIRSCRMIPMHRGNFRMRIYERENFGGQMHEMMDDCDSIQERYRMSDCQSCNVMDGHWLMYEQPHFRGRQMYMRPGEYRNFRDMGMGMGSMSGGMRFMSMRRIMDNMTM; this comes from the exons ATGTCCAACACCAGCATGAACATGGGCAGG GCCACCTTCTATGAGGACAGGAACTTCCAGGGCCGCTCTTATGAGTGCAGCTCCGACTGCCCTGACATGTCTTCCTACATGAGCAGGTGCCAATCCTGCAGGGTTCAGAGCGGCTGCTTCATGGGGTACGAGCGCCCCAACTACATGGGAAACCAGTTCTTCATGAGGAGGGGAGAGTACTCAGACTACCAGAGTATGATGGGAATTACCGATGGTATCAGGTCCTGCCGCATGATCCCCATG CACCGTGGAAACTTCAGGATGAGGATCTACGAGAGGGAGAACTTCGGAGGTCAGATGCACGAGATGATGGACGACTGTGACTCCATCCAGGAGCGTTACCGTATGTCTGACTGCCAGTCCTGCAACGTGATGGACGGCCACTGGCTGATGTATGAGCAGCCCCACTTCAGAGGCAGGCAGATGTACATGAGGCCTGGAGAGTACAGGAACTTCAGAGATATGGGCATGGGAATGGGAAGCATGAGCGGTGGCATGAGGTTCATGAGCATGAGGCGTATCATGGATAACATGACTATGTAA